A segment of the Streptomyces sp. P9-A2 genome:
GTGCACCTGCGCGTGCACACAACCGCGCACCCGCGCATCCGCGCACTGGAACCCCCTGGGACCCCCGGCAGCCTCGGCGCCCTCGGCAGCCCGGACCGCCGGCGCCCTATACCGCCTCGTACGCGAAGCCGCCCCAGGCCGGGGCGGCGGCCCGCGCCGCCGCGCAGCGGTCGAGTTCGCACCAGATGCGCTTGCCGGCACCGTCGGTACTCCAGCCCCAGCGGTCGGCCAGACCGTCGACAAGGGCGAGGCCGCGCCCGCCGGTGGCGTCGCCGTCCACGCAGCGCGGCGCCGGCGCCCTGTCGCTCTGGTCGGCCACCTCGAGGCGGATGGTGGCCTCCCCGGCCGTCGCACCCAGCAGGGAGAGTCTCAGTACGGCCGGACAGCCGGTGTGCACCACGGCGTTGGTGACAAGCTCCGAGACGAGCAGGATCAGCGTCTCGGCGAGCGGCTCGTCGGCCGCTATTCCCGAGCCGGCCAGACGCGAGCGGGTCCACCGACGGGCCCGTCCCACCTCAGCAGGGTCGGGCCGGATCTCCAGCTGCACTTGAAGCACCTGCACCGCTCACACCATCCGAACCGGCGGACACTTGGACTCGCGCCTCACGAGGGCCACGATCGTAGCCATTCTCTGCATGGCCTGGACAACGGCCTGGACGAGGGTCACGGAACGTGAATCCCTTATGGGCCAGCATGGTTGACGTACAGTCACGCCAACAAGCGCTTCGGGCATATTCCAGCGCGAAGGAGTACCCGTGCGGCATACTGTGCGACGCCCGCCCCGGCAAGTCGAACAGGCGGTGCCGGACGGCCCGGTAGCGCGGCGAACGGCGGCAGGCACCGGCCGGTCCGGACTCGCCTCGGGGGCAACTCCGGTGCGGTGCGTGCTCACAACCACTCGCATCCCACACAAGGTACCGGAGCGGACAGCCGACTCCGGGCCGTGACGAGTCACGCGTAGGACACAACCCGGTCTCAACGCTCCGTGATACCCGGATGCCACAATCCTCGACATTCGCGCGGAGCGATCCACGACGCTGAAGACAGGGAACGGGGCAGGCCGCTCCGGCGAGCGGTTCGACAGCGAGCAACTCGTCACTCCCCGCGTCCCCTCCGGTACGCCGGGTCCGTCACCAGACGCGTTTGAGGTGCGGATGCACATCCGCCCCTCAGGAGAAGCCCGAGCCTCCGCGTACCCGGAGACGGTCGTGGGCGCCACGTGGACAGCGGCAGGGCGGTCTCCGCGCGGCCCGGCATTCCGGCACACGGGCGGGCCACTGCCCGGCAGGCCCCGATCGGCCGGCCGAACCGTTCACGGGTCCGGGCGTGTTGCGCCACCGGCCCGCACGCGCGTATGGCGGTGCCCGGTCGGTCGACCGCGGTGCGGAGCGCTGCGACAGGATCGGCGTCCAACCCCGTCCCGGCCGTCACAGACCCGTGACGGCCAGGACGGGGCCGCGAGCCGCGGCCGGGAGCGGTACGGAGGCCGGTGGTCCCGGGAAGCCGGAGCAGGAGCCGGAGCCGACTCCGGAGCCGGTGACCGCGTACCCGCGCGGGAGGGCTGTCGGTGCCCGAGCCGCCGGAGCGGCTGAAGGTGGTCGACGCCCTCCCGCGCGGCGAGACCCCGCGGAAGGCGCTCAAAAGCAAGCCGCGAAGCCTCTGGAGCGCTACTCGGGGACGGTGAAGTAGCGGGCGAAGGCGCCCACGATCTCTTCCTCGCCGATCCTGCCGTCGTCGTCCGTGTCCAGCGTGGCGGCGGCGGACTCCGCCGGCCCTTCGGGGACGCCGAGCACCTTCAGGACGCGGGCGGTCTCCTCGATGCCCACCGCGCCGTCGCCGCCGGCCACGGCGAGGGTCGCCTGCAGGAAGGGGCGGGCGATCTCGGCGAACCGGTCCGGGTTGTCCCGCAGGCGCTTGACCGCGCCGTTCACGAACTCCTCGCGGGTGACGCGCTGGTCACCGTCACGGTCGGCGATGCCCGCCATGCCCTGCCAGAAGGCCTCCGCGCCGCCGTACAGGGCCTGG
Coding sequences within it:
- a CDS encoding ATP-binding protein, whose protein sequence is MQLEIRPDPAEVGRARRWTRSRLAGSGIAADEPLAETLILLVSELVTNAVVHTGCPAVLRLSLLGATAGEATIRLEVADQSDRAPAPRCVDGDATGGRGLALVDGLADRWGWSTDGAGKRIWCELDRCAAARAAAPAWGGFAYEAV
- a CDS encoding EF-hand domain-containing protein, giving the protein MVTSEYERRIASRFAIFDQDGNGYIDREDFSGAAKALLAEFGTRARSDKGQALYGGAEAFWQGMAGIADRDGDQRVTREEFVNGAVKRLRDNPDRFAEIARPFLQATLAVAGGDGAVGIEETARVLKVLGVPEGPAESAAATLDTDDDGRIGEEEIVGAFARYFTVPE